The following are encoded together in the Portunus trituberculatus isolate SZX2019 chromosome 25, ASM1759143v1, whole genome shotgun sequence genome:
- the LOC123508708 gene encoding uncharacterized protein LOC123508708 isoform X2, with protein sequence MSYASAQAPLYLEAWTPFCHVVTPETYTLYCRGRVVASGSLDSPGSLPLNGSFIIGQEQDSFAGGFHREQVLHGDIAQLNLWSRALSISEVKALAKCRMLGSGDLLNLDEDEPMEFGDTNFTFIDFEELCKPSYRYQVMPEIRKFQEAFTLCQVVNSSLAVPASQYDDLRFHQELQQFEDVCQPGSIYKFYIGITDEDQEGVWKDANTQISITYKNFKPGHPRGGSVLNCGQVLPDGLWSDTSCQTELCGTCHVEATEFLYLRGLCFKVDNMMKFRLGGYMGGRPVFRGFYFYVILWEESGQRWELRNTETNETMAWLVLLDLKQYPIGLHVWTAAMLLCGKPQGSTVPLSLSPCPDDRFMCKSGFCLDHEYRCNFRFDCQDGSDEDDCGVVVKDSTYRSHLPPRGPQDTTLLLTPSITLTRIANIDDIRMTLNLEFSVSPTWRDDRLDFNHLHSDFDTLIQEEETKGIWLPRVLLVNLEGGESKVLDQTVVVRTANQPVLPPVASVKRDLVYPGDVNNITIIQQYTATFTCLFDLYVYPFDVQECSIDLQLPWTYEGIVEFSRESGDALYTGQRNLALYTVKNVKFRPQEGPNKLSLKLELHRRQGVVLLSTFVPSVLILAVSWSTLFVKMEILNVRAIMSLTSLLVLYTLFANFSSTMPNTAAIKLIDVWFFFIIFLLFCNIMMHIFVTYAANRMAPKPAPEKGMLKVSPFQAFSEKQVEFSSQKVKFSAQKVMSTYRLFVLPPVFLFFTICFCLVVYLERRRIGMV encoded by the exons ATGTCCTACGCTTCTGCGCAGGCGCCACTTTACCTGGAAGCCTGGACGCCCTTCTGCCACGTGGTGACTCCTGAGACCTACACTCTGTACTGCAGGGGGCGG GTGGTGGCATCAGGCAGTTTGGACAGTCCCGGCAGCCTTCCCCTCAACGGCAGCTTCATTATAGGACAGGAACAAGACAGCTTCGCCGGGGGATTTCACAGGgagcag gtccTGCACGGGGACATCGCGCAGCTTAACCTGTGGAGCCGCGCGCTGTCCATCTCTGAAGTGAAGGCCCTGGCAAAGTGTCGCATGCTGGGCAGCGGCGACCTCCTCAATTTGGACGAAGACGAGCCAATGGAGTTCGGAGACACAAACTTCACCTTTATTGACTTTGAGGAACTGTGCAA GCCATCCTACCGCTACCAGGTGATGCCGGAGATTCGCAAATTCCAGGAAGCCTTCACGCTGTGCCAGGTCGTCAACTCGTCCCTGGCAGTCCCCGCCTCCCAGTACGATGACCTGCGCTTCCACCAAGAGCTGCAGCAGTTTGAGGACGTGTGTCAGCCTGGAAGCATCTACAAATTCTACATCGGTATCACGGACGAGGATCAGGAGGGCGTGTGGAAAGACGCCAACACTCAGATAAGTATAACCTATAAGAACTTCAAGCCTGGTCATCCTAGAGGCGGCAGCGTTCTTAACTGCGGCCAGGTGCTCCCTGACGGCCTGTGGAGTGACACCAGCTGCCAGACTGAGCTGTGCGGCACCTGCCACGTGGAGGCCACGGAGTTCCTTTACCTCCGCGGTCTCTGCTTCAAGGTGGACAACATGATGAAGTTCCGCCTCGGGGGCTACATGGGTGGGCGTCCCGTGTTCCGAGGGTTCTACTTCTACGTGATCCTGTGGGAGGAGAGCGGGCAGCGGTGGGAACTGCGGAACACTGAGACCAACGAGACTATGGCCTGGCTCGTCCTGCTCGACCTGAAGCAGTACCCTATCGGCCTGCACGTGTGGACGGCCGCCATGCTGCTGTGCGGCAAGCCCCAGGGCAGCACCGTGCCCCTCAGCCTGTCTCCCTGCCCGGACGACAGGTTCATGTGCAAGTCTGGCTTCTGTCTGGACCACGAGTATCGCTGCAACTTCCGCTTCGACTGTCAAGACGGCAGTGACGAGGACGACTGTGGCGTTGTGGTGAAGGACAGCACATACCGCTCTCACCTGCCGCCACGGGGCCCGCAGGATACCACGCTGCTGCTCACGCCCTCCATAACCCTCACGCGCATCGCAAACATCGACGACATCAGGATGACGCTCAACCTGGAGTTCTCCGTCAGCCCGACCTGGAGAGACGACAGGCTTGACTTCAATCACCTGCACTCAGACTTTGACACGCTcatccaggaggaggagaccaaggGCATCTGGCTGCCGCGCGTGCTGCTGGTGAACCTGGAGGGCGGCGAGTCCAAAGTGCTGGACCAGACGGTGGTGGTGCGGACAGCCAACCAGCCCGTCCTGCCGCCCGTAGCCTCCGTCAAGAGAG ACCTGGTGTACCCAGGGGACGtcaacaacatcaccatcatccagCAGTACACGGCAACCTTCACATGCCTGTTCGACCTGTACGTGTATCCCTTCGACGTGCAGGAATGCAGCATCGACCTGCAGCTGCCGTGGACCTACGAGGGCATCGTGGAGTTCTCGCGGGAGAGCGGCGACGCGTTGTACACGGGGCAGAGGAACCTGGCGCTGTACACGGTGAAGAATGTGAAGTTCAGGCCACAGGAGGGTCCTAATAAGCTGAGTCTCAAGCTGGAGCTGCACCGTCGCCAGGGTGTAGTGCTGCTGTCCACCTTTGTGCCGTCAGTCCTGATCCTGGCGGTGAGCTGGTCCACGCTTTTCGTCAAGATGGAGATTCTCAACGTGCGCGCCATCATGTCCCTCACGTCACTGCTCGTCCTGTACACACTCTTCGCTAACTTCTCCAGCACTATGCCCAACACCGCCGCCATCAAGCTCATCGACGTGtggttcttcttcatcatcttcctcctcttctgtaacATCATGATGCACATTTTCGTCACCTACGCCGCTAACCGCATGGCGCCCAAACCTGCACCAGAGAAGGGCATGCTCAAAGTGTCTCCCTTCCAGGCGTTCAGCGAGAAACAGGTGGAGTTCTCGAGTCAGAAGGTCAAGTTCTCCGCTCAAAAGGTCATGAGCACGTACCGCCTCTTCGTGTTGCcgcctgtcttcctcttcttcaccatctGCTTCTGTCTCGTTGTCTATCTAGAGCGGCGGAGGATCGGGATGGTGTGA
- the LOC123508708 gene encoding uncharacterized protein LOC123508708 isoform X1 gives MEIRTRTAAARERGSGGDEGQVKVYTLQRGVWTAPSIDIYLAYNFTEQDRTISSFTACYWIREERFNNLSPHLSYALTDEKSNYLLFGNQGQILQSYLYGRIMSYASAQAPLYLEAWTPFCHVVTPETYTLYCRGRVVASGSLDSPGSLPLNGSFIIGQEQDSFAGGFHREQVLHGDIAQLNLWSRALSISEVKALAKCRMLGSGDLLNLDEDEPMEFGDTNFTFIDFEELCKPSYRYQVMPEIRKFQEAFTLCQVVNSSLAVPASQYDDLRFHQELQQFEDVCQPGSIYKFYIGITDEDQEGVWKDANTQISITYKNFKPGHPRGGSVLNCGQVLPDGLWSDTSCQTELCGTCHVEATEFLYLRGLCFKVDNMMKFRLGGYMGGRPVFRGFYFYVILWEESGQRWELRNTETNETMAWLVLLDLKQYPIGLHVWTAAMLLCGKPQGSTVPLSLSPCPDDRFMCKSGFCLDHEYRCNFRFDCQDGSDEDDCGVVVKDSTYRSHLPPRGPQDTTLLLTPSITLTRIANIDDIRMTLNLEFSVSPTWRDDRLDFNHLHSDFDTLIQEEETKGIWLPRVLLVNLEGGESKVLDQTVVVRTANQPVLPPVASVKRDLVYPGDVNNITIIQQYTATFTCLFDLYVYPFDVQECSIDLQLPWTYEGIVEFSRESGDALYTGQRNLALYTVKNVKFRPQEGPNKLSLKLELHRRQGVVLLSTFVPSVLILAVSWSTLFVKMEILNVRAIMSLTSLLVLYTLFANFSSTMPNTAAIKLIDVWFFFIIFLLFCNIMMHIFVTYAANRMAPKPAPEKGMLKVSPFQAFSEKQVEFSSQKVKFSAQKVMSTYRLFVLPPVFLFFTICFCLVVYLERRRIGMV, from the exons GTAACCAGGGGCAGATCCTTCAATCCTACCTGTACGGGCGCATCATGTCCTACGCTTCTGCGCAGGCGCCACTTTACCTGGAAGCCTGGACGCCCTTCTGCCACGTGGTGACTCCTGAGACCTACACTCTGTACTGCAGGGGGCGG GTGGTGGCATCAGGCAGTTTGGACAGTCCCGGCAGCCTTCCCCTCAACGGCAGCTTCATTATAGGACAGGAACAAGACAGCTTCGCCGGGGGATTTCACAGGgagcag gtccTGCACGGGGACATCGCGCAGCTTAACCTGTGGAGCCGCGCGCTGTCCATCTCTGAAGTGAAGGCCCTGGCAAAGTGTCGCATGCTGGGCAGCGGCGACCTCCTCAATTTGGACGAAGACGAGCCAATGGAGTTCGGAGACACAAACTTCACCTTTATTGACTTTGAGGAACTGTGCAA GCCATCCTACCGCTACCAGGTGATGCCGGAGATTCGCAAATTCCAGGAAGCCTTCACGCTGTGCCAGGTCGTCAACTCGTCCCTGGCAGTCCCCGCCTCCCAGTACGATGACCTGCGCTTCCACCAAGAGCTGCAGCAGTTTGAGGACGTGTGTCAGCCTGGAAGCATCTACAAATTCTACATCGGTATCACGGACGAGGATCAGGAGGGCGTGTGGAAAGACGCCAACACTCAGATAAGTATAACCTATAAGAACTTCAAGCCTGGTCATCCTAGAGGCGGCAGCGTTCTTAACTGCGGCCAGGTGCTCCCTGACGGCCTGTGGAGTGACACCAGCTGCCAGACTGAGCTGTGCGGCACCTGCCACGTGGAGGCCACGGAGTTCCTTTACCTCCGCGGTCTCTGCTTCAAGGTGGACAACATGATGAAGTTCCGCCTCGGGGGCTACATGGGTGGGCGTCCCGTGTTCCGAGGGTTCTACTTCTACGTGATCCTGTGGGAGGAGAGCGGGCAGCGGTGGGAACTGCGGAACACTGAGACCAACGAGACTATGGCCTGGCTCGTCCTGCTCGACCTGAAGCAGTACCCTATCGGCCTGCACGTGTGGACGGCCGCCATGCTGCTGTGCGGCAAGCCCCAGGGCAGCACCGTGCCCCTCAGCCTGTCTCCCTGCCCGGACGACAGGTTCATGTGCAAGTCTGGCTTCTGTCTGGACCACGAGTATCGCTGCAACTTCCGCTTCGACTGTCAAGACGGCAGTGACGAGGACGACTGTGGCGTTGTGGTGAAGGACAGCACATACCGCTCTCACCTGCCGCCACGGGGCCCGCAGGATACCACGCTGCTGCTCACGCCCTCCATAACCCTCACGCGCATCGCAAACATCGACGACATCAGGATGACGCTCAACCTGGAGTTCTCCGTCAGCCCGACCTGGAGAGACGACAGGCTTGACTTCAATCACCTGCACTCAGACTTTGACACGCTcatccaggaggaggagaccaaggGCATCTGGCTGCCGCGCGTGCTGCTGGTGAACCTGGAGGGCGGCGAGTCCAAAGTGCTGGACCAGACGGTGGTGGTGCGGACAGCCAACCAGCCCGTCCTGCCGCCCGTAGCCTCCGTCAAGAGAG ACCTGGTGTACCCAGGGGACGtcaacaacatcaccatcatccagCAGTACACGGCAACCTTCACATGCCTGTTCGACCTGTACGTGTATCCCTTCGACGTGCAGGAATGCAGCATCGACCTGCAGCTGCCGTGGACCTACGAGGGCATCGTGGAGTTCTCGCGGGAGAGCGGCGACGCGTTGTACACGGGGCAGAGGAACCTGGCGCTGTACACGGTGAAGAATGTGAAGTTCAGGCCACAGGAGGGTCCTAATAAGCTGAGTCTCAAGCTGGAGCTGCACCGTCGCCAGGGTGTAGTGCTGCTGTCCACCTTTGTGCCGTCAGTCCTGATCCTGGCGGTGAGCTGGTCCACGCTTTTCGTCAAGATGGAGATTCTCAACGTGCGCGCCATCATGTCCCTCACGTCACTGCTCGTCCTGTACACACTCTTCGCTAACTTCTCCAGCACTATGCCCAACACCGCCGCCATCAAGCTCATCGACGTGtggttcttcttcatcatcttcctcctcttctgtaacATCATGATGCACATTTTCGTCACCTACGCCGCTAACCGCATGGCGCCCAAACCTGCACCAGAGAAGGGCATGCTCAAAGTGTCTCCCTTCCAGGCGTTCAGCGAGAAACAGGTGGAGTTCTCGAGTCAGAAGGTCAAGTTCTCCGCTCAAAAGGTCATGAGCACGTACCGCCTCTTCGTGTTGCcgcctgtcttcctcttcttcaccatctGCTTCTGTCTCGTTGTCTATCTAGAGCGGCGGAGGATCGGGATGGTGTGA